The Ancylothrix sp. D3o genome has a window encoding:
- a CDS encoding phosphomannose isomerase type II C-terminal cupin domain, which yields MQNEVSVENPTATEESSTTQERFWGKVTVLEEGPRYRINQIMIKPGHTMTAQIHYHRSEHWVVVSGTAKVICGDKEILVTQNKSTYVPQCTPHRVENPGAIPLVIIEIQNGEYLGEDDTIRLNEPVVES from the coding sequence ATGCAAAATGAAGTTTCAGTTGAAAATCCAACCGCAACAGAAGAAAGTTCAACGACTCAAGAACGCTTCTGGGGAAAGGTGACGGTTTTGGAAGAAGGGCCCCGTTATCGGATTAATCAAATTATGATTAAACCAGGTCATACGATGACGGCACAAATACATTATCATCGCAGTGAACATTGGGTTGTGGTTTCGGGGACTGCAAAGGTGATTTGTGGGGATAAGGAGATTTTAGTAACGCAAAATAAGTCTACTTATGTGCCCCAATGTACGCCGCATCGGGTGGAAAATCCGGGGGCTATTCCGCTGGTTATTATTGAAATTCAAAATGGGGAATATTTGGGTGAGGATGATACAATTCGGTTGAATGAGCCGGTGGTTGAAAGTTAG
- a CDS encoding pentapeptide repeat-containing protein, whose product MKLGMLASFALLLVFGLTTPATAENAAHLKQLLETKQCQGCDLSGANLAGVNLKGANLQEANLKGANLTGTNLNEANLIKANLSTARLQNATLLAAKLHGAELESVNLSNANLSLAGMVIANLKNANLTKANLIGANLESANLTGANLQNALQTTANFAEISGNLQPIGIGGVNLRGANLSNANLIGANFSGSDLSGANLAGANIEKASFQNALLEKTIMPDGKPVESSLSWRNSK is encoded by the coding sequence ATGAAACTGGGGATGCTGGCATCATTTGCATTATTATTAGTATTTGGCTTAACGACACCGGCAACGGCAGAAAATGCCGCTCATTTAAAACAATTGCTGGAAACGAAACAATGCCAAGGATGCGACCTCAGCGGTGCAAATCTGGCAGGGGTTAACCTTAAGGGTGCAAACCTCCAAGAAGCTAACCTCAAGGGTGCGAACTTAACCGGCACCAATTTAAACGAAGCCAATTTAATCAAAGCCAATTTAAGCACAGCCCGGTTACAAAATGCAACGCTGCTGGCTGCAAAACTGCACGGCGCAGAGTTAGAGAGTGTTAATTTAAGCAATGCTAACCTCAGTCTTGCAGGGATGGTGATTGCTAATTTAAAAAATGCGAACCTGACAAAGGCTAATTTGATTGGCGCAAACCTAGAAAGCGCCAACTTGACTGGTGCGAATTTACAAAATGCTTTACAAACAACGGCGAATTTTGCAGAGATTAGCGGAAACTTGCAACCAATTGGTATAGGTGGGGTGAATTTGCGGGGTGCTAATCTGAGCAATGCTAATTTAATTGGGGCAAATTTCAGCGGTTCTGATCTGTCGGGGGCAAATTTGGCAGGTGCGAATATTGAAAAAGCCAGTTTCCAAAATGCCCTTTTAGAAAAAACAATTATGCCAGATGGCAAGCCGGTGGAATCGTCGCTGAGTTGGCGGAATTCCAAATAA
- a CDS encoding GUN4 domain-containing protein, with the protein MAKKSKTRTGTDANSPKSAKKQKLIEGFTRLEAQVEELQNQLLLAAQDRAQLLGLVQQAAQERTQLQSQLDWVLYRLEQLNPEQMQSTLSQLSGWLAGGTTNQNYLSSEVGIDYNSLQNLLAKGKWRKADEETWNLILKAAGREDEGWLTSEDIQNFPCTDLRTIDWLWHEYSNGYFGFTAQQSVWDSVVGSYTEFCDRVGWRVNTAWIYYDGLNFSIDAPQGHLPVIAWRRRSCYGVGKSTASETFSSLLSRLLECAGVP; encoded by the coding sequence ATGGCAAAAAAATCTAAAACTCGCACCGGCACAGACGCCAACTCACCCAAGTCAGCAAAAAAACAGAAGCTTATCGAAGGTTTCACCCGCTTAGAAGCGCAGGTAGAAGAATTGCAAAATCAACTGTTGCTGGCGGCGCAAGACCGAGCGCAACTGCTAGGTTTAGTGCAGCAAGCCGCGCAGGAGCGAACACAACTGCAATCTCAGTTAGATTGGGTACTCTACCGGCTTGAGCAATTAAATCCAGAACAAATGCAATCAACATTATCGCAATTAAGCGGATGGCTCGCCGGAGGAACAACCAACCAAAACTATTTAAGTTCAGAAGTAGGAATAGATTACAACTCCCTGCAAAACTTGTTAGCAAAAGGCAAATGGCGAAAAGCCGATGAAGAAACCTGGAATTTGATATTAAAAGCAGCCGGTAGAGAAGATGAAGGCTGGTTAACCTCCGAAGATATCCAAAATTTCCCCTGTACCGATTTGCGAACAATTGATTGGCTGTGGCATGAATATAGTAATGGCTATTTTGGATTTACAGCACAGCAAAGCGTCTGGGATAGTGTCGTTGGCAGTTATACAGAATTTTGCGACCGAGTGGGCTGGCGAGTCAACACTGCCTGGATATATTATGACGGATTAAATTTTTCTATAGATGCACCCCAAGGGCATTTGCCGGTGATTGCATGGCGCCGGCGTTCTTGTTATGGTGTCGGAAAATCCACCGCCTCCGAAACTTTCTCAAGTTTATTATCTCGGTTGTTAGAGTGTGCCGGTGTTCCCTAG
- a CDS encoding alpha/beta hydrolase-fold protein: MSTSIWTLFFLLPLVLVTASCSESKPPNFQENTFAKAENTLSPITTETTMAEPQKIELLNAKPGWNKNLSVDGVSYDIYVPQKYRNRSVLVLPGWNYPRTSWPENSNLVNLAEKHGYVLILPEMLQTLYESSYYPDTQLKWNQKPGGEFIKTRLIPEIQKRHNLLRPGQNNTLLGLSTGGRGVALIALENPRLFVAGASLSGDFSQENTPDDRLMTAVYGAYTKFPERWKGRDNPSLRAAEWVMPLYLAHGTADDIVPEQQSRLFYQELIKNKSNLVVEYHAVKDAGHDYQFWGGQLPAVFGFFEKVVDS; encoded by the coding sequence ATGTCAACCAGTATTTGGACTCTGTTTTTTTTATTGCCTTTAGTTTTAGTAACTGCCAGTTGTTCGGAATCTAAACCTCCTAATTTTCAGGAAAATACCTTTGCCAAGGCTGAAAATACCCTTTCTCCTATCACGACGGAAACCACAATGGCGGAACCTCAAAAAATAGAACTGCTCAACGCCAAACCCGGCTGGAATAAAAACCTGTCAGTTGACGGGGTGAGTTACGATATTTATGTTCCCCAAAAATACCGAAACCGCTCTGTTTTGGTTTTGCCTGGGTGGAATTATCCCCGCACAAGTTGGCCGGAAAATTCCAATTTAGTTAATTTAGCAGAAAAGCATGGTTACGTTTTGATTTTGCCAGAAATGTTGCAAACTTTGTATGAGAGTTCTTATTATCCTGATACTCAGTTAAAATGGAATCAAAAGCCGGGGGGAGAGTTTATTAAAACTCGTTTAATTCCCGAAATTCAAAAGCGACATAATCTATTAAGGCCGGGACAAAATAATACGCTGTTGGGATTATCTACCGGCGGTCGAGGAGTGGCGCTCATTGCCTTAGAAAATCCTCGTTTATTTGTGGCCGGTGCAAGTCTTTCTGGTGATTTTAGCCAAGAAAATACCCCGGATGATCGTTTGATGACTGCCGTTTATGGTGCTTATACAAAATTTCCTGAACGCTGGAAAGGACGCGATAATCCAAGCTTGCGTGCGGCTGAATGGGTGATGCCTCTTTATCTGGCTCATGGTACGGCAGATGATATTGTACCAGAGCAACAAAGCCGACTTTTTTATCAGGAGTTGATCAAAAATAAAAGCAATCTTGTTGTTGAATATCATGCAGTTAAAGACGCCGGCCACGATTATCAATTTTGGGGCGGTCAGTTGCCGGCGGTGTTTGGATTTTTTGAAAAAGTTGTGGATAGTTAG
- a CDS encoding chlorophyll a/b-binding protein: MTTNTPTPNTDPSYNNQFKRQYGEFGTKFEFGSNPTAELWNGRLAMLGFLIALIVELSTGQGVLHFLGLV; this comes from the coding sequence ATGACAACTAATACACCGACCCCTAACACCGATCCTTCTTACAACAACCAATTTAAGCGTCAATACGGCGAATTTGGCACCAAATTTGAATTTGGCTCTAACCCTACTGCTGAACTGTGGAATGGTAGATTGGCAATGCTTGGTTTCTTGATCGCTCTGATTGTTGAACTTAGCACCGGCCAAGGTGTTCTCCACTTCTTGGGTTTAGTGTAA
- a CDS encoding cysteine hydrolase family protein, with the protein MSEALLIVDVQTGFLNQFTHHIPKRVARLIETGNYNQVLFTRFINTNNSPYCRFLSWDACSDEPDTNLAPEIAPFASAERVFSKPGLCGIPDEMASYFRQRSIQQMYVCGIDTDMCVLKIAMDLFDMNIEPIVLTDCCASTAGLQAHLAGLAVLSRNIGANRLQEAGLGDGTLAAPAQE; encoded by the coding sequence ATGTCAGAAGCTTTACTTATTGTTGATGTGCAAACCGGCTTTTTGAATCAATTTACCCATCATATCCCGAAACGGGTGGCTCGTCTCATCGAAACCGGCAATTATAACCAGGTGTTATTCACTCGTTTTATTAATACTAATAATAGCCCCTACTGTCGCTTTTTATCCTGGGATGCTTGTAGTGATGAACCGGATACAAACCTCGCCCCAGAAATTGCCCCGTTTGCTTCAGCAGAGCGTGTGTTTTCTAAACCCGGTCTCTGCGGTATTCCTGATGAGATGGCTAGTTATTTTCGCCAACGTTCAATTCAGCAGATGTATGTGTGCGGTATTGATACGGATATGTGTGTTTTAAAAATAGCAATGGATTTATTTGATATGAATATTGAGCCTATTGTTTTAACAGATTGTTGTGCCAGCACTGCCGGTTTACAGGCACATTTGGCTGGGTTAGCTGTGTTAAGTCGAAATATTGGTGCAAATCGTTTGCAAGAGGCCGGTTTAGGAGATGGAACTTTGGCGGCGCCGGCCCAAGAATAG
- a CDS encoding CIA30 family protein, which produces MTQEKTKWDAGRFIKTLAYFGVIPFIGSLSGLQQLFKGKAQKEKTPKPQRTGIILVAGATGGVGKRVVKKLLEKNYQVRALVRDSQRAKEILGNKVEIIEGDITISETLNENVMKDISAVICCTGTRVQPVEGDTPNREKYYQGIKFYLPEVVDIPEIVEYKGIQNLVQATRKILKRGTDESLIFDFTQPTQDLKETWGALDDIVMGGASESSIRLVENTGLFSGYVSVANSGGFASVRTRNFDPPIDLTGYTGIDLRIKGDGKRYKFIIRNDPQWDSLSYCYSFDTVYDIWITVRIPFKDLIPVFRAKTVPEAKSFDPSHITSFQLMLSKFEYDGALNPKFEAGIFQMQLEYIKAYGGKILPQFVQISSAGVTRPGRPGINLEEEPPAVRLNDQLGGILTWKLRGEDAIRSSGLTYTIIRPCALTEEPGGKALKFEQGDNIRGKVSREDIAELCLQVLEEPKLSNVTFEVKESYDLGDKEDLEKSISGLKADR; this is translated from the coding sequence ATGACTCAAGAAAAAACAAAATGGGATGCCGGCAGATTTATCAAAACCCTCGCCTATTTTGGCGTAATTCCCTTTATTGGAAGCCTCAGCGGGTTGCAACAACTATTTAAAGGAAAAGCGCAAAAAGAAAAAACACCCAAACCCCAAAGAACCGGCATCATATTAGTGGCCGGTGCCACTGGTGGAGTAGGTAAAAGAGTCGTCAAAAAACTGCTAGAAAAAAACTATCAAGTTCGAGCCTTAGTCAGAGATAGCCAACGCGCAAAAGAAATTCTTGGTAACAAAGTTGAAATTATAGAAGGAGATATTACCATCTCCGAAACGTTAAACGAAAACGTAATGAAAGATATCAGCGCCGTCATTTGTTGCACCGGCACCCGTGTACAACCCGTTGAAGGCGACACTCCCAACCGAGAAAAATATTATCAAGGCATAAAATTCTACCTTCCCGAAGTAGTAGACATTCCCGAAATCGTCGAATACAAAGGCATACAAAACCTTGTTCAAGCCACGCGCAAAATCCTCAAACGCGGCACAGATGAAAGCCTGATTTTTGACTTTACCCAACCCACCCAAGACTTAAAAGAAACCTGGGGAGCCTTAGATGATATAGTCATGGGAGGAGCCAGCGAAAGTTCAATACGCTTAGTAGAAAACACCGGCCTATTTTCCGGCTATGTATCCGTTGCCAACTCCGGCGGTTTTGCCTCTGTGCGGACAAGAAACTTTGACCCCCCCATTGACTTAACAGGATACACCGGCATAGACCTACGAATCAAAGGCGACGGCAAACGATATAAATTTATAATCCGCAACGATCCCCAATGGGATAGCCTGTCTTATTGCTATTCCTTTGACACCGTTTATGACATTTGGATAACCGTCAGAATACCCTTTAAAGATTTGATTCCTGTTTTTCGAGCCAAAACCGTCCCAGAAGCTAAAAGCTTTGACCCCAGCCACATAACATCCTTTCAACTCATGCTGAGTAAATTTGAATATGACGGAGCACTCAACCCCAAATTTGAAGCCGGAATTTTTCAAATGCAACTCGAATATATCAAAGCTTATGGCGGCAAAATATTACCACAATTTGTGCAAATTAGTTCAGCAGGAGTAACAAGACCAGGCCGGCCAGGAATAAACCTCGAAGAAGAACCACCCGCCGTCAGATTAAACGACCAACTCGGAGGAATTTTAACTTGGAAATTGCGAGGAGAAGACGCCATTCGTAGCAGTGGATTAACCTACACAATTATCCGACCTTGTGCCCTCACCGAAGAACCCGGAGGAAAAGCTTTAAAATTTGAGCAAGGCGATAATATCCGGGGAAAAGTCAGCCGTGAAGACATAGCAGAACTGTGTTTGCAAGTTCTCGAAGAGCCAAAGTTAAGTAACGTAACATTTGAAGTCAAAGAAAGTTACGATTTGGGAGACAAAGAAGACTTAGAAAAATCAATTTCAGGATTGAAAGCAGACCGATAA
- the rnhA gene encoding ribonuclease HI: protein METTAQIQSIYTDGACSGNPGPGGWGVVVCYNDETTYELGGSDKKTTNNRMEMQAAIAALEFFKQAGQIEPITIYTDSEYLKNGITQWVKGWKKKGWQTSAGKPVLNQDLWEILDQLNTRLVHWQHVRGHSGNFYNDRCDTIARGFSMGKPPYLKQNEATLTNSAITHDIDNKTIQSTEVPSENAILNIAMTDSNAPFAVESTDNNVPSEFRVSQLRDLVETLRIADEVAEKGYLITSSELANLMDVNASAVTSRGDNWVWRNWHISRVRREGNQILWQLERVLD from the coding sequence ATGGAAACAACGGCACAAATTCAAAGCATATACACAGATGGAGCCTGTAGCGGCAACCCCGGCCCCGGAGGTTGGGGAGTCGTGGTATGCTACAATGACGAAACAACCTATGAACTGGGCGGAAGCGACAAAAAAACCACAAATAACCGAATGGAAATGCAGGCCGCCATCGCCGCCTTAGAATTTTTTAAACAGGCCGGTCAAATCGAGCCAATTACGATTTATACCGACAGCGAATATTTAAAAAACGGCATTACTCAATGGGTAAAAGGGTGGAAAAAAAAAGGCTGGCAAACATCAGCCGGCAAGCCGGTATTAAATCAGGATCTTTGGGAAATTCTCGATCAACTCAACACCCGATTAGTGCATTGGCAGCACGTCCGGGGTCACTCTGGCAACTTTTATAATGATCGTTGTGATACAATTGCGCGCGGCTTTTCGATGGGCAAACCTCCATATCTAAAGCAAAATGAGGCCACCTTAACAAATTCAGCAATCACTCACGATATTGATAACAAAACGATACAATCGACAGAAGTACCCTCTGAAAATGCGATTTTAAACATTGCCATGACGGACTCAAATGCTCCTTTTGCTGTAGAATCCACCGATAACAATGTGCCTAGCGAGTTCAGAGTCTCGCAGTTGCGGGATCTGGTGGAAACGCTACGAATTGCCGATGAAGTTGCGGAAAAAGGCTATCTAATCACCAGTTCTGAACTAGCGAACCTCATGGACGTTAACGCCAGTGCTGTTACCAGTCGAGGGGACAATTGGGTGTGGCGAAATTGGCACATCTCGCGGGTGAGAAGAGAAGGGAATCAAATTCTCTGGCAATTAGAACGAGTGTTAGATTAA
- a CDS encoding WD40 repeat domain-containing protein, with protein sequence MKHYLRSTASSLWQILAEIFDTPINKANFRTILEARSLSAEERELIEKFIRSQHRLTPQEFPDSPVPITSSFYIKRPPKELTVLRGQTAAIRGLAYSQDGKFVASVSEDHRLILWNVQEVFNLDLFVYGCHWLRDYLRTNSLKEESNQHLCEGVNGRSKK encoded by the coding sequence ATGAAACATTACTTGAGAAGCACCGCATCTTCCCTATGGCAGATTCTTGCAGAAATTTTTGACACACCCATCAATAAAGCCAATTTCCGCACAATACTCGAAGCTCGATCCCTTAGCGCCGAAGAGCGAGAATTAATTGAAAAATTTATTCGCAGCCAACACCGGCTAACCCCCCAAGAATTTCCCGACAGCCCCGTACCGATCACCTCTTCATTTTATATCAAACGCCCACCCAAAGAATTAACCGTACTGCGAGGTCAAACTGCGGCAATTCGAGGTTTAGCCTATAGTCAAGATGGTAAATTTGTTGCTTCAGTAAGTGAAGATCACCGGCTGATTTTGTGGAATGTACAGGAAGTTTTTAATCTCGATTTATTTGTTTATGGTTGTCATTGGCTGCGAGATTATTTGCGGACAAATTCTTTAAAGGAGGAAAGTAATCAGCATTTGTGTGAGGGAGTTAATGGGCGGTCGAAAAAGTAA
- a CDS encoding sensor histidine kinase, translated as MHISHDIFSNYFIPHGHCYLWKPGLVGLHILSDSFISLAYFLIPMELIYIVKKRKDIPFDWIFFLFGSFIICCGITHLMEIWTLWHPDYWVSGFLKAVTAAVSLCTAAVVVHLIPKVLVIPSPDQLAMANLALQTEINERKQIEIALSNLTLDLEKRVQERTVALEKANQLLQQENYERGLVEESLRISQAKLERKTEQLEDALQEVKSTQTQLVQTEKMSSLGQMVAGVAHEINNPVNFIYANIPLMCEYIGQLVGLIQLYQEFYPEPALEIQEKINLIDLDFLREDLQKILVSMKIGAERIKNIVKSLRTFSRLDEADMKAVKIHEGIESTLMILQHRLKEQPNRMEIKVTKEYANLPDVECYAGQLNQVFMNIISNAIDAIEMRIGKGRDKYGEDAVLPEILIATELKDNQRVLIKIKDNGAGIEQEVMAKIYDPFYTTKPIGYGTGLGLAISYQIIKTHEGCLHCVSEFGQGTEFIVEIPLRSKEFQQANGAKKVLVKQ; from the coding sequence ATGCACATCAGCCACGATATTTTTTCTAATTATTTTATTCCTCATGGTCATTGTTACTTGTGGAAACCGGGTTTAGTGGGGCTGCATATTCTTTCGGATTCTTTTATTAGTTTGGCTTATTTCTTAATTCCTATGGAGTTAATTTATATAGTGAAGAAAAGAAAAGATATTCCGTTTGATTGGATTTTTTTCTTATTTGGATCTTTTATTATCTGCTGCGGGATTACGCATCTTATGGAAATTTGGACGTTGTGGCATCCTGATTATTGGGTGTCGGGTTTTCTCAAAGCTGTAACGGCGGCGGTATCCTTGTGTACAGCGGCGGTGGTTGTGCATTTAATTCCTAAAGTTTTGGTAATTCCTAGTCCTGATCAACTGGCGATGGCGAATTTAGCTTTGCAAACAGAAATAAACGAACGTAAACAAATAGAAATTGCTTTAAGTAATTTGACTTTGGATTTAGAAAAACGGGTACAAGAAAGAACTGTGGCGTTAGAAAAAGCCAATCAACTTTTGCAGCAGGAAAACTACGAAAGAGGTTTAGTAGAAGAGTCTTTGCGAATTTCTCAAGCGAAACTGGAAAGAAAAACGGAGCAGTTAGAAGATGCTTTGCAAGAAGTAAAATCTACTCAAACTCAACTGGTACAAACAGAAAAGATGTCTTCGTTGGGGCAAATGGTGGCCGGTGTGGCTCACGAAATTAATAACCCGGTGAATTTTATCTATGCTAATATTCCTTTAATGTGCGAATACATTGGGCAACTTGTGGGGCTGATTCAACTTTATCAAGAGTTCTATCCTGAGCCGGCCTTAGAAATTCAAGAAAAAATTAATTTGATTGACTTAGATTTTTTGAGAGAAGACTTGCAGAAAATTTTGGTTTCTATGAAAATCGGAGCTGAGAGAATTAAAAATATTGTGAAATCTTTAAGGACTTTTTCGCGGTTGGATGAGGCGGATATGAAAGCGGTTAAGATCCATGAAGGGATCGAGAGCACTTTAATGATTTTACAACATAGGTTGAAAGAACAACCGAATCGAATGGAAATTAAAGTGACTAAAGAATATGCAAATTTGCCGGATGTTGAGTGTTACGCCGGCCAACTCAATCAAGTTTTTATGAATATTATTTCTAATGCGATTGATGCAATAGAAATGAGGATTGGTAAAGGGAGAGATAAATATGGGGAGGATGCTGTTCTTCCGGAAATTTTGATTGCTACAGAATTGAAAGATAACCAGAGAGTGTTGATTAAAATCAAAGATAATGGGGCCGGTATAGAGCAGGAGGTGATGGCTAAAATTTACGATCCGTTTTATACCACTAAACCCATTGGTTACGGCACCGGCTTGGGATTGGCAATTTCCTATCAAATTATTAAAACGCATGAAGGTTGTTTGCATTGCGTTTCCGAGTTTGGGCAAGGCACAGAGTTTATTGTAGAAATTCCTTTAAGATCAAAGGAGTTTCAGCAAGCAAACGGTGCTAAAAAAGTTTTGGTAAAGCAGTAA